In Vibrio bathopelagicus, one DNA window encodes the following:
- a CDS encoding MurR/RpiR family transcriptional regulator, translating into MNAQSQVNLLSRLRYGMEGYSPKLKKVADFIVSNADSAQYLTITELARDTTTSEATVIRLCRDLGFKGYSDFRMGLAIELSQPRAQKANEPLNENADRIDSATQSAITSLQDTSTLIDRKQIDRICLMIHEADNIHCVGVGASSIVGRYLSFRLTRIGKCSTMFEDTHIAAMRAVKSKTSDLWFAISSSGSTKDVVYAATRAKSQQSPVVSLTNIRHSPLSVTSDEVLVAARPEGPLTGGAFASKVSALLLVDVLINQLVAEYEEYAESVKDTAEVTMAFMV; encoded by the coding sequence ATGAACGCACAATCTCAAGTCAATTTACTCTCTCGCCTTCGCTATGGCATGGAAGGTTACAGCCCTAAATTAAAAAAAGTGGCTGATTTTATTGTATCTAACGCTGATAGCGCTCAATACCTAACCATTACAGAGTTAGCAAGAGATACTACGACAAGTGAAGCGACCGTGATTCGCTTGTGTCGAGACTTGGGCTTTAAAGGTTACTCTGACTTTCGAATGGGGTTGGCAATTGAGCTCAGCCAGCCGCGAGCACAGAAAGCAAATGAACCCCTTAATGAGAATGCAGATCGAATTGACAGCGCGACCCAAAGTGCGATTACCAGCCTGCAAGACACCAGTACACTGATAGATAGAAAGCAGATTGATCGTATTTGTCTGATGATTCATGAAGCCGATAATATTCATTGTGTCGGTGTTGGGGCGTCGAGCATTGTTGGTCGTTACTTATCTTTTCGCTTAACTCGAATAGGTAAATGCTCGACCATGTTTGAAGACACTCATATTGCAGCGATGCGTGCCGTTAAGTCGAAAACAAGTGATCTGTGGTTTGCGATTTCAAGCTCGGGTTCAACGAAAGATGTGGTGTATGCCGCGACAAGAGCGAAGAGCCAACAGTCTCCAGTCGTGAGTTTAACTAACATTCGCCATAGCCCATTATCAGTGACTTCTGATGAAGTGTTGGTTGCCGCTAGACCAGAAGGCCCTTTAACTGGCGGTGCATTCGCATCAAAAGTAAGTGCATTGCTTTTGGTTGACGTCTTGATTAATCAGTTGGTGGCTGAGTACGAAGAGTACGCGGAATCGGTAAAAGACACCGCTGAAGTAACCATGGCGTTTATGGTCTGA
- a CDS encoding PTS transporter subunit EIIC translates to MNGIFSVLQKIGRAFMLPIAVLPMAGILLGVGGAFTSGPLIETYNLTFLAPGTLANQFLVLCFQAGLFVFVNLPLLFAVGVAIGMANNNKETAALSAVLGFLLFHTVIGAVLGFQGFSPETTSIDGLIAAGANADEAVGLASLYTKELGIFTLQTGVFGGITCGLLSAFITNRFSNVTLPDYLAFFSGNRLVPVMTMVFFIPLAFVFPFIWPPIFKSIVFAGEAFSAMGYIGTFFYGSLMRLLNVFGLHHAIYPLFWYTELGGVQEVAGEMVAGGQKIFFAQLADPATVHFSSEATRTMTGGFLPMMFGLPAAALAMYRCADDKNKAKVKGILFSAALTSFLTGITEPLEFTFLFVAPALYAVHAVLEGIAYMLMHMLDVAVGITFSRGIIDFTFFGLLQGTAKTSYQWILILGPIYSVIYYFVFSFMIRKFNYSTPGRNDAESKLYTRKDYSGKEGGLIDDIVTNLGGKENIASIDACITRLRITVKDSELPASDEVWKSLDAKGVIRSGNGIQLIYGTQAETYKNQIIEKYQL, encoded by the coding sequence ATGAACGGTATCTTTTCTGTACTACAAAAGATCGGTCGGGCATTTATGTTGCCCATTGCTGTTTTGCCAATGGCGGGTATTTTACTTGGGGTTGGTGGGGCATTTACGAGTGGGCCACTCATTGAAACTTATAATCTGACCTTCTTAGCTCCAGGAACGCTTGCCAATCAGTTTTTGGTACTCTGTTTCCAAGCGGGTCTATTCGTGTTTGTAAACTTACCATTGCTATTTGCAGTTGGCGTTGCGATTGGTATGGCGAATAATAATAAAGAAACGGCGGCACTCTCCGCAGTACTTGGCTTCTTACTATTCCACACAGTGATTGGTGCAGTACTTGGTTTCCAGGGCTTCTCACCAGAGACTACCAGTATTGATGGGCTTATTGCGGCTGGCGCCAATGCGGATGAAGCGGTGGGTTTAGCCTCTCTGTATACCAAAGAGCTTGGCATATTTACCCTACAAACAGGTGTGTTTGGCGGTATTACGTGTGGCCTATTATCGGCGTTTATCACTAACCGTTTCTCAAACGTGACACTGCCTGATTACTTGGCGTTCTTTAGCGGAAACCGCTTAGTACCCGTCATGACAATGGTGTTCTTTATTCCGTTAGCATTTGTGTTCCCATTCATCTGGCCACCAATTTTTAAATCTATCGTTTTTGCAGGTGAAGCCTTCTCTGCAATGGGGTACATCGGTACTTTCTTCTACGGTTCATTGATGCGTCTATTGAACGTATTTGGTCTCCATCATGCGATTTACCCATTGTTCTGGTATACCGAATTAGGTGGCGTACAAGAAGTTGCCGGTGAAATGGTCGCTGGTGGTCAAAAGATTTTCTTTGCTCAGCTCGCTGATCCAGCGACGGTACATTTTAGCTCTGAAGCAACACGCACAATGACCGGTGGCTTCTTACCAATGATGTTTGGCCTGCCTGCCGCAGCTTTAGCTATGTACCGCTGTGCAGACGATAAGAATAAAGCCAAAGTAAAAGGTATCTTGTTCTCAGCTGCGTTAACGTCGTTCCTGACAGGTATTACTGAGCCACTAGAGTTTACTTTCTTGTTTGTTGCACCAGCATTGTACGCGGTACACGCAGTGCTCGAAGGTATCGCTTACATGTTGATGCACATGCTGGACGTCGCGGTTGGTATTACTTTCTCTCGCGGTATCATCGATTTTACCTTCTTTGGTTTGCTACAAGGGACAGCGAAAACATCGTATCAATGGATTCTGATCCTTGGCCCGATTTACTCTGTGATTTACTACTTTGTGTTCAGCTTTATGATCCGCAAGTTCAATTATTCAACACCGGGCCGTAACGATGCTGAGAGCAAACTTTACACACGTAAAGACTATAGCGGTAAAGAGGGTGGGCTGATTGATGACATCGTGACGAATTTAGGTGGTAAAGAGAACATTGCTTCGATTGACGCTTGTATCACTCGCCTGAGAATTACTGTGAAAGACAGTGAGTTGCCTGCCAGTGATGAGGTTTGGAAATCGTTGGATGCCAAAGGAGTGATTCGCTCCGGCAATGGTATTCAGTTGATTTACGGAACTCAGGCTGAAACCTATAAGAATCAGATAATAGAAAAATATCAGTTATAA